In a genomic window of Gadus chalcogrammus isolate NIFS_2021 chromosome 17, NIFS_Gcha_1.0, whole genome shotgun sequence:
- the LOC130370462 gene encoding uncharacterized protein LOC130370462, producing the protein MTKTVIRYLLLSTFVWLLDSLSVTHTVEVEAGDTVTFSCRNVSDVPTLSTWMRAGRTSKPFVISTGYGTSPSTGRHSDGIQQSRFVAEYGASFINLTIMKVNSSDSGWYYCIFYIRGDLVVNSTWLLVHEPRPVKCEGNWIMVGGLFGSAVIILVLVIVGLVFRIAHQRKLQKGQPSLSYRFNHGVPLFKLRIHGQELAEVCYSMLSFRQKNRRGGPRPKDLDTAVVYAATRRL; encoded by the exons ATGACTAAAACAGTGATACGATATCTACTTCTCAGCACCTTTG tttGGCTCCTCGACTCCCTCTCCGTGACTCATACCGTGGAGGTAGAGGCGGGGGACACTGTCACCTTTTCCTGTAGAAATGTGTCCGACGTTCCCACACTGTCCACCTGGATGAGGGCAGGTCGCACATCCAAGCCCTTTGTCATCTCCACTGGGTATGGAACTTCTCCTTCGACAGGGAGACACAGTGATGGTATCCAACAAAGTCGATTTGTAGCGGAATACGGTGCCTCTTTCATCAATCTTACAATAATGAAAGTGAATTCTTCAGACTCTGGCTGGTATTATTGCATTTTTTACATTAGGGGGGATTTGGTTGTCAACTCAACATGGTTGTTGGTTCATG AACCCCGGCCAGTGAAGTGTGAGGGGAATTGGATCATGGTCGGAGGACTCTTTGGTTCAGCGGTCATCATCCTGGTTCTGGTCATTGTCGGACTCGTTTTTAGAATAGCACATCAACGTAAACTTCAAAAAGGTCAGCCAAGTCTATCTTACAGATTTAACCATGGTGTGCCCTTGTTTAAATTGAGGATCCAT GGTCAGGAGCTAGCTGAAGTATGCTACTCTATGTTGAGTTTCCGTCAGAAGAACAGAAGAGGGGGGCCCAGACCTAAGGACCTAGACACGGCTGTTGTGTACGCAGCAACCAGAAGACTTTAG